A single region of the Ancylobacter novellus DSM 506 genome encodes:
- a CDS encoding ABC transporter ATP-binding protein, giving the protein MARITLEGVKKSFGSHDIIKGADLEIDDGSFVVFVGPSGCGKTTLLRLIAGLEDVTGGRILIDGADVTDTPPAKRGLSMVFQSYALYPHMSVRGNIAFGLKMAGRPKAEIDEKVSRAAEILNLTSYLDRKPRELSGGQRQRVAIGRAIVREPKAFLFDEPLSNLDAALRVQMRLEVTRLQRQLDTTAIYVTHDQVEAMTMADRIVVLNAGRIEQYGTPLELYERPANLFVAGFIGSPRMNFVAGKAAEPYGAATIGVRPEHVAAGREGEGWAGTVSVAEHLGSDTFLYVDVPEIGAITSRAPGEFGISVGDRVILRPDPARIHRFDAEGRALRA; this is encoded by the coding sequence ATGGCCCGCATCACCCTCGAAGGCGTGAAGAAGTCCTTCGGATCGCACGACATCATCAAGGGCGCCGACCTCGAGATCGACGACGGCTCCTTCGTGGTCTTCGTCGGACCCTCCGGCTGCGGCAAGACCACGCTGCTGCGGCTCATCGCCGGGCTGGAGGACGTCACCGGCGGCCGCATCCTGATCGACGGCGCCGACGTCACCGACACCCCGCCGGCCAAGCGCGGCCTCTCCATGGTGTTCCAGTCCTACGCGCTCTACCCGCATATGAGCGTGCGCGGGAACATCGCCTTCGGGCTGAAGATGGCCGGCCGGCCCAAGGCCGAGATCGACGAGAAGGTCTCCCGCGCCGCCGAGATCCTCAACCTGACCTCCTATCTCGACCGCAAGCCGCGCGAATTGTCCGGCGGCCAGCGCCAGCGCGTCGCTATCGGCCGCGCCATCGTGCGCGAGCCCAAGGCGTTCCTGTTCGACGAGCCGCTGTCCAACCTCGACGCCGCGCTGCGCGTGCAGATGCGCCTCGAAGTGACGCGGCTGCAACGCCAACTCGACACCACGGCGATCTATGTCACCCACGACCAGGTGGAGGCCATGACCATGGCCGACCGCATCGTGGTGCTGAATGCCGGGCGCATCGAGCAGTACGGCACGCCGCTGGAGCTCTATGAGCGGCCGGCCAACCTCTTCGTCGCCGGCTTCATCGGCTCGCCGCGGATGAACTTCGTCGCCGGCAAGGCCGCCGAGCCCTATGGCGCCGCCACCATCGGCGTGCGCCCGGAGCATGTCGCGGCGGGCCGCGAAGGCGAGGGCTGGGCCGGCACGGTCAGCGTCGCCGAGCATCTCGGCAGCGACACCTTCCTCTATGTCGACGTGCCGGAGATCGGCGCCATCACCAGCCGCGCACCCGGCGAGTTCGGCATCTCGGTCGGCGACCGCGTGATCCTGCGCCCCGATCCCGCCCGCATCCACCGCTTCGACGCGGAGGGGAGGGCGCTCCGCGCCTGA
- a CDS encoding SDR family NAD(P)-dependent oxidoreductase, translating into MYLEMFNLSGRTALVTGGGRAIGLACVEALAEAGAKVIIADVDAAIAEEGREAMRAKGYDPEVMLLDVTDTAQVNDVADEVIARHGKIDILVNNAGIARSETPAETVTDEHWLNVIDVNLNGTFWCCRAFGRHMLEARSGSIVNIGSMSGFIVNKPQEQCYYNASKAGVHHLTKSLAAEWGARGVRVNAVAPTYINTPLNAFVKSNPAMYEAWIGGTPMARLGEVQEIASVVLFLASDAASLMTGSIVLADGGYTCW; encoded by the coding sequence ATGTACCTCGAAATGTTCAATCTCTCCGGCCGCACCGCCCTCGTCACCGGCGGCGGCCGCGCCATCGGCCTCGCCTGCGTCGAGGCGCTGGCGGAAGCCGGCGCCAAGGTGATCATCGCCGATGTCGACGCCGCAATCGCCGAGGAGGGCCGCGAGGCCATGCGCGCCAAGGGCTATGATCCCGAGGTCATGCTGCTCGACGTCACCGATACGGCGCAGGTCAACGACGTTGCCGACGAGGTCATCGCCCGCCACGGCAAGATCGACATCCTCGTCAACAATGCCGGCATCGCGCGCTCGGAGACGCCGGCCGAGACGGTGACCGACGAGCACTGGCTGAACGTCATCGACGTCAACCTCAACGGCACCTTCTGGTGCTGCCGCGCCTTCGGCCGCCACATGCTGGAGGCGCGCTCCGGCTCCATCGTCAATATCGGCTCCATGTCCGGCTTCATCGTCAACAAGCCGCAGGAGCAGTGCTACTACAACGCCTCCAAGGCCGGCGTGCACCACCTCACCAAGTCGCTGGCCGCCGAATGGGGCGCGCGCGGCGTGCGGGTCAACGCGGTGGCGCCGACCTACATCAACACGCCGCTCAACGCCTTCGTGAAGTCCAACCCCGCCATGTACGAGGCCTGGATCGGCGGCACGCCGATGGCCCGGCTCGGCGAGGTGCAGGAGATCGCCTCGGTCGTGCTGTTCCTCGCCTCCGACGCCGCGAGCCTGATGACCGGCTCCATTGTCCTTGCCGATGGCGGCTATACCTGCTGGTAG
- a CDS encoding FGGY-family carbohydrate kinase codes for MQQAFIGVDVGTASARAGIFDKAGRLLATARHPIRVWHEAGDVVEQSSADIWDACVHSVREAMKTAGLPPEAIAGLGFDATCSLVVLDPQGRPLTVSPSGDDARNVIVWMDHRATGQARRINETKEDVLRYVGGVISPEMETPKLLWLKENLPASFHGAGYFFDLSDFLSFRATGATERSVCTVTCKWTYLAHEGRWSDDYFRRIGLDELAGEGHARIGETIVEPGTALGQGLTEVAARELGLMPGTPVGASLIDAHAGGIGTIGGRGAGDGAVDVQRRLAYIMGTSACIMATTAEPRYLPGVWGPYFSAMVPGLWLNEGGQSAAGAGIDHLMRAHPARAEAEATAKEAGLGLLDFLEKRAVARFAQPAETARLAHDVHVLPEFLGNRSPYADPDARAVIAGLDLDDGMDSLERLFVASLCGLAYGLADVVDVMRAQGIDCEMMVMSGGASRSALVRQIMADTTGLDVALPATPEPVLLGAAMLGAVAARAYGSVREAMGAMSTIGALTTPSGPAMGAFHAAKRRVYKLMQTLDREGRALMADEPRA; via the coding sequence ATGCAGCAGGCGTTTATCGGGGTGGATGTCGGCACGGCGAGCGCCCGTGCCGGCATATTCGACAAGGCTGGCCGTCTGCTGGCCACAGCGCGCCACCCGATCCGGGTGTGGCACGAGGCCGGCGACGTGGTGGAGCAGTCCTCCGCCGACATATGGGACGCCTGCGTCCACTCCGTCCGCGAGGCGATGAAGACCGCCGGCCTGCCGCCGGAGGCCATCGCCGGCCTCGGCTTCGACGCCACCTGCTCGCTGGTGGTGCTGGACCCTCAAGGCCGCCCGCTCACCGTCTCGCCCTCGGGCGATGACGCACGCAACGTCATCGTCTGGATGGATCACCGCGCCACCGGGCAGGCGCGGCGCATCAACGAGACGAAGGAAGACGTGCTGCGCTATGTCGGCGGCGTCATCTCGCCGGAGATGGAGACGCCGAAGCTGCTCTGGCTGAAGGAGAACCTGCCGGCGAGCTTCCATGGCGCCGGCTATTTCTTCGACCTCTCCGATTTCCTGTCCTTCCGCGCCACCGGCGCCACCGAGCGCTCGGTCTGCACCGTCACCTGCAAATGGACCTACCTCGCCCATGAGGGGCGCTGGAGCGACGACTATTTCCGCCGCATCGGCCTCGACGAGCTCGCCGGTGAGGGCCATGCCCGTATCGGCGAAACCATCGTCGAGCCCGGCACCGCGCTGGGGCAGGGGCTGACGGAAGTCGCGGCGCGCGAGCTTGGCCTGATGCCGGGAACCCCGGTCGGCGCCTCGCTCATCGACGCCCATGCCGGCGGCATCGGCACCATAGGCGGGCGCGGCGCGGGCGATGGCGCCGTCGATGTGCAGCGGCGCCTCGCCTACATCATGGGCACCTCCGCCTGCATCATGGCGACCACCGCCGAGCCGCGCTATCTGCCCGGCGTCTGGGGCCCCTATTTCTCCGCCATGGTGCCGGGCCTCTGGCTGAACGAGGGCGGCCAGTCCGCCGCCGGCGCCGGCATCGACCATCTGATGCGCGCCCATCCCGCCCGCGCCGAGGCCGAAGCCACGGCGAAGGAGGCCGGGCTCGGCCTGCTCGACTTCCTGGAGAAGCGCGCCGTCGCCCGGTTCGCGCAGCCGGCCGAGACCGCGCGCCTCGCCCACGATGTCCATGTGCTGCCGGAATTCCTCGGCAACCGCTCGCCCTATGCCGACCCGGATGCGCGGGCGGTGATCGCCGGGCTCGACCTCGACGACGGCATGGACAGCCTGGAGCGCCTCTTCGTCGCCAGCCTGTGCGGCCTTGCCTATGGGCTTGCCGACGTGGTCGACGTCATGCGCGCGCAGGGCATCGACTGCGAGATGATGGTGATGAGCGGCGGCGCCAGCCGCAGCGCGCTGGTGCGTCAGATCATGGCCGACACCACCGGCCTCGACGTGGCGCTGCCGGCTACCCCGGAGCCGGTCCTGCTGGGCGCGGCCATGCTCGGCGCGGTGGCGGCACGCGCCTACGGCTCGGTGCGCGAGGCGATGGGAGCGATGTCCACCATCGGCGCGCTGACCACGCCGTCCGGCCCGGCCATGGGCGCGTTCCACGCCGCCAAGCGCCGGGTCTACAAGCTGATGCAGACGCTCGACCGCGAAGGGCGGGCGCTGATGGCCGACGAACCGCGAGCCTGA
- a CDS encoding carbohydrate kinase family protein — MLLSCGDALIDFMPASTADGRDGYVTAVGGSCLNVAVAMARLDAPSGLVGGISTDMFGAMIADHAQRSKVDLAHADRSEHETTLAFVRFVEGEPHYAFYDDGTAARRWTYEPGSIDFSAVEAVHVGSTTLISDPTYSQTLALVEDARRTVTISFDPNCRPALVRDRADYAARMEEFARRADIVRLSDVDFAYLHGDADEDAKAAELLAGNASLVVLTRGAEGVTAWHRVAGKIEVPAPQITLADTIGAGDSFQGALLAALRETGTIGRPRLAAMSAAALREVLGFAVACAAVTCSRVGADPPYRSEVAIRLGQGA; from the coding sequence ATGCTGCTGAGCTGCGGCGACGCCCTGATCGACTTCATGCCGGCAAGCACGGCCGACGGGCGCGACGGCTACGTCACCGCGGTCGGCGGCTCCTGCCTCAACGTCGCCGTCGCCATGGCCCGGCTCGATGCGCCTTCCGGGCTGGTGGGCGGCATCTCTACCGACATGTTCGGCGCCATGATCGCCGACCATGCGCAGCGCTCGAAGGTCGATCTCGCCCACGCCGACCGCAGCGAGCACGAGACCACGCTCGCCTTCGTCCGCTTCGTCGAGGGCGAGCCGCATTACGCCTTCTACGACGACGGCACGGCGGCGCGGCGCTGGACCTATGAGCCCGGCAGCATCGATTTCTCGGCTGTCGAGGCGGTGCATGTCGGCTCGACCACGCTGATCAGCGATCCGACCTACAGCCAGACGCTGGCGCTGGTGGAGGATGCCCGCCGTACTGTCACCATCTCCTTCGATCCGAACTGCCGTCCCGCGCTGGTGCGCGACCGGGCGGACTATGCCGCGCGCATGGAGGAATTCGCCCGGCGCGCCGACATCGTGCGGCTGTCGGATGTGGACTTCGCCTATCTCCATGGCGATGCGGACGAGGATGCGAAGGCGGCGGAGCTGCTCGCCGGCAATGCCTCCCTCGTCGTGCTGACGCGCGGGGCGGAGGGCGTCACCGCCTGGCACCGTGTGGCTGGAAAGATCGAGGTGCCCGCGCCTCAGATCACGCTCGCCGACACCATCGGGGCCGGCGACAGTTTCCAGGGCGCGCTGCTGGCGGCGCTGCGCGAAACCGGCACTATCGGCCGGCCGAGGCTCGCCGCCATGAGCGCGGCGGCGCTGCGCGAGGTGCTGGGCTTCGCGGTGGCCTGCGCCGCGGTCACCTGTAGCCGCGTCGGCGCCGACCCGCCCTACCGGTCCGAGGTCGCGATCAGGCTGGGGCAGGGGGCCTGA
- a CDS encoding AraC family transcriptional regulator, protein MDAEDEAARLFNAPSARRPVLEQIVTDAVESFLWRCDDYPWERNVWNVHPEYEIHLIRNASGIALVGDHIEPFEPGYLAIVGSGLPHDWVTATAPGEVIRGRDIVLQFDHQRVRHAATCFPELAGLESFLTLALRGLAFHGETRRQGAEILEAMREAGGIERLTLFLRLLGLMAARGEYKVLSSADFTPDTDHASLGSIHVALTYIRENFTRDVHLNDVAELLGMSEWTFSRFFKKNAGSSFTDYLRTLRVAYACKLLADTDMPITDICFEIGYANVSNFNRNFLSQRGTTPSSYRRLAQQRMTKRKDVAPDTLVRHGTMKPPIAATQPA, encoded by the coding sequence ATGGACGCGGAAGACGAGGCCGCGCGCCTCTTCAATGCACCGAGCGCCCGCCGGCCGGTGCTGGAGCAGATCGTCACCGATGCAGTGGAGAGTTTCCTCTGGCGCTGCGACGACTATCCGTGGGAACGCAACGTCTGGAACGTCCACCCGGAATACGAGATCCATCTCATCCGCAACGCCTCGGGCATCGCCCTCGTCGGCGACCATATCGAGCCGTTCGAGCCCGGCTATCTCGCCATTGTCGGCTCCGGCCTGCCGCATGACTGGGTGACGGCGACGGCGCCGGGCGAGGTCATCCGCGGCCGCGACATCGTCCTGCAGTTCGATCATCAGCGGGTGCGCCACGCCGCGACATGCTTCCCCGAGCTCGCCGGCCTCGAATCCTTCCTCACGCTGGCGCTGCGCGGCCTCGCCTTCCACGGCGAGACCCGCCGGCAGGGCGCCGAGATCCTGGAAGCGATGCGCGAGGCCGGCGGCATCGAGCGCCTGACGCTGTTCCTGCGCCTGCTCGGCCTCATGGCTGCGCGGGGCGAATACAAGGTCCTCTCCTCCGCCGACTTCACGCCCGACACCGACCACGCCTCGCTCGGCTCGATCCATGTGGCGCTGACCTATATCCGCGAGAATTTCACCCGCGACGTGCACCTCAACGACGTCGCCGAATTGCTCGGCATGAGCGAGTGGACCTTCTCGCGCTTCTTCAAGAAGAACGCCGGCAGCAGCTTCACCGACTATCTGCGTACGCTGCGCGTCGCCTATGCCTGCAAGCTCTTGGCCGACACCGACATGCCGATCACCGACATCTGCTTCGAGATCGGCTACGCCAACGTCTCCAACTTCAACCGCAACTTCCTCAGCCAGCGCGGCACCACGCCGTCCTCCTACCGCCGGCTGGCCCAGCAGCGCATGACGAAACGTAAGGATGTCGCGCCCGATACTCTTGTGCGCCACGGTACGATGAAGCCGCCGATTGCTGCGACGCAACCTGCATGA
- a CDS encoding ABC transporter substrate-binding protein, whose protein sequence is MNKLLRTVSAAALYAVATFALPMPSEAAEWDIAKAAAPYKGTELNVVFLDRPGYRAIIKLLPEFEKATGIKVNYEIVPYENTREREVLNFSGQGDLSIALVDLVWIGEFAENGWILPVDKFANDASITDPNLNLKGFFPLLLDAFGTWGGTVYGLPFDNYSGLLFYNQCMLKDAGFDKPPATWKELLEVYAPKLTDKDKKQYAFALQSLRGETQSADSFMRSLWPHGGSLLDKDFKSNLLSKESQAGLQYRQKLMEYMPPGIVSWDHAEAVNALAQGQVAMITEWSAFYPTLTDPKTSKLGDCLAVAPEPAGEAGRLPALGGFSLAVAAQAPEEEQKAAWIFIQWATSEAIARAYVDAGGVSGRMKVYEDPQVKATYKFVEPMVASWQKGVPEYRPRFPAWPAVSEVIAEFGTKMMLGEVTVEGGSKEIGNRMEAILKQEGYYDGKKKLLQ, encoded by the coding sequence ATGAACAAGCTTCTGCGCACTGTCAGTGCCGCGGCGCTCTATGCCGTTGCAACCTTCGCCCTGCCGATGCCGAGCGAGGCCGCCGAGTGGGATATCGCCAAGGCGGCCGCGCCCTATAAGGGCACCGAGCTCAACGTCGTCTTCCTCGACCGTCCGGGCTACCGCGCCATCATCAAGCTGCTGCCGGAGTTCGAGAAGGCGACCGGCATCAAGGTCAATTACGAGATCGTCCCCTACGAGAACACCCGCGAGCGCGAGGTGCTGAACTTCAGCGGGCAGGGCGACCTCTCCATCGCGCTGGTCGACCTCGTCTGGATCGGCGAATTCGCCGAGAACGGCTGGATTCTGCCGGTCGACAAGTTCGCGAACGACGCCTCGATCACCGACCCGAACCTCAACCTGAAGGGCTTCTTCCCGCTGTTGCTCGACGCGTTCGGCACCTGGGGCGGCACGGTCTACGGCCTGCCCTTCGACAACTACTCGGGCCTGCTGTTCTACAACCAGTGCATGCTCAAGGACGCCGGCTTCGACAAGCCGCCGGCGACCTGGAAGGAACTGCTTGAGGTCTACGCGCCCAAGCTGACCGACAAGGACAAGAAGCAGTACGCCTTCGCCCTGCAGTCGCTGCGCGGCGAGACCCAGTCGGCGGACAGCTTCATGCGCAGCCTCTGGCCGCATGGCGGCTCGCTGCTCGACAAGGACTTCAAGTCGAACCTGCTGTCGAAGGAAAGCCAGGCCGGCCTGCAGTACCGCCAGAAGCTGATGGAATACATGCCGCCCGGCATCGTCAGCTGGGACCATGCGGAGGCGGTGAACGCGCTGGCGCAGGGCCAGGTGGCGATGATCACCGAGTGGTCGGCCTTCTATCCCACGCTGACCGACCCCAAGACCTCCAAGCTCGGCGATTGCCTCGCCGTGGCGCCGGAGCCCGCCGGCGAGGCCGGCCGCCTGCCCGCGCTCGGCGGCTTCTCGCTGGCGGTGGCGGCGCAGGCGCCGGAGGAGGAGCAGAAGGCCGCCTGGATCTTCATCCAGTGGGCGACCTCCGAGGCCATCGCCCGCGCCTATGTCGACGCCGGCGGCGTGTCCGGGCGCATGAAGGTCTATGAGGACCCGCAGGTAAAGGCGACCTACAAGTTCGTCGAGCCGATGGTCGCCTCCTGGCAGAAGGGCGTGCCGGAATATCGCCCGCGCTTCCCGGCCTGGCCGGCCGTCTCCGAGGTCATCGCCGAGTTCGGCACCAAGATGATGCTCGGCGAGGTGACGGTGGAGGGCGGCTCCAAGGAGATCGGCAACCGCATGGAGGCCATCCTCAAGCAGGAAGGCTACTACGACGGCAAGAAGAAGCTGCTGCAGTAG
- a CDS encoding carbohydrate ABC transporter permease has translation MTAPATRRRLAYGRWTPFWFLAPAVLALFLIGIWPTLFALVTSLRRYNITRPRDGFPFIGLDNYVQVLTDPTFWDTLGRTAGFFLVVMPIQVALGLAIALMLHRPGLGLLRSVARVSLVVPLATTYAVVGLLGRLIFNRDFGVANALIGVFGFPPIDWLGNPTGAFVAICVMDIWQWTPFCALIFLSGLSMVPVDIEEAARLETPSKWALFWQVQRPYLLPGFTAMLILRSADVLKLFDMVFTMTRGGPGAATELISIYIQRVGFRVFDMGLASAQALLLLVITVVLARVYIRFFYREIEA, from the coding sequence ATGACCGCACCCGCCACCCGCCGACGCCTCGCCTATGGCCGCTGGACGCCGTTCTGGTTCCTGGCGCCGGCGGTGCTTGCGCTGTTCCTGATCGGCATCTGGCCGACGCTCTTCGCGCTCGTCACCTCGCTGCGGCGCTACAATATCACCCGCCCGCGCGACGGCTTTCCCTTCATCGGCCTCGACAATTACGTGCAGGTGCTGACCGATCCCACCTTCTGGGACACGCTGGGGCGCACCGCCGGCTTCTTCCTCGTCGTCATGCCGATCCAGGTCGCGCTCGGCCTCGCCATCGCGCTGATGCTGCACCGGCCGGGCCTCGGCCTGCTGCGCAGCGTGGCGCGGGTGTCGCTGGTGGTGCCGCTCGCCACCACCTATGCGGTGGTCGGCCTGCTCGGCCGGCTCATCTTCAACCGCGATTTCGGCGTCGCCAATGCGCTGATCGGCGTGTTCGGCTTCCCGCCCATCGACTGGCTCGGCAATCCCACCGGGGCCTTCGTCGCCATCTGCGTCATGGATATCTGGCAGTGGACGCCGTTCTGCGCGCTCATCTTCCTGTCCGGCCTCTCCATGGTGCCGGTCGATATCGAGGAGGCGGCGCGGCTGGAGACGCCCAGCAAATGGGCGCTGTTCTGGCAGGTGCAGCGGCCCTATCTGCTGCCCGGCTTCACCGCCATGCTGATCCTGCGCTCGGCCGACGTGCTCAAGCTGTTCGACATGGTCTTCACCATGACCCGCGGCGGCCCCGGCGCCGCGACCGAGCTGATCTCGATCTACATCCAGCGCGTCGGCTTCCGCGTGTTCGACATGGGGCTGGCCTCGGCGCAGGCGCTGCTGCTGCTGGTCATCACCGTCGTGCTGGCGCGGGTCTATATCCGCTTCTTCTACCGGGAGATCGAGGCATGA
- a CDS encoding carbohydrate ABC transporter permease codes for MNPRSRGRILHALGLIAVLVFTIFPFFWMVSSSFKTQADLLASPPVWLFRPTLANYADVFADQKVIDAVVNSLIVALGSTGLSVILGTPAAFALARYEFRGKSDLWFWFISNRFISPIVLALPIYLLALQLRILDTHLVLILVYVTFILPIVIWISTDQFRSIPRELEEAARLEGASQFDIFRRIYLPLGLPGIAVSAIFGFIFSWNELLYALVLTRRAVQTAPVVATSFMSGYELPWGKIMATGTVIVLPVTIFALLVSRHMVRGLTMGATK; via the coding sequence ATGAACCCCCGTTCCCGTGGCCGGATCCTGCACGCGCTCGGCCTGATCGCGGTGCTGGTCTTCACCATCTTCCCGTTCTTCTGGATGGTCTCCTCATCCTTCAAGACGCAGGCGGACCTGCTCGCCTCGCCGCCGGTCTGGCTGTTCCGGCCGACGCTGGCCAACTATGCCGACGTCTTCGCCGACCAGAAGGTGATCGACGCCGTCGTCAATTCGCTGATCGTGGCGCTGGGCAGCACCGGGCTCTCCGTCATCCTCGGCACGCCCGCCGCCTTCGCGCTTGCCCGCTACGAGTTCCGCGGCAAGAGCGATTTGTGGTTCTGGTTCATCTCCAACCGCTTCATCAGCCCGATCGTGCTGGCGCTGCCGATCTACCTGCTGGCGCTGCAATTGCGCATCCTCGACACGCATCTCGTGCTGATCCTGGTCTACGTCACCTTCATCCTGCCGATCGTGATCTGGATCTCGACCGACCAGTTCCGCTCCATCCCGCGCGAGCTGGAGGAGGCGGCGCGGCTGGAAGGGGCGAGCCAGTTCGACATCTTCCGCCGCATCTACCTGCCGCTCGGCCTGCCGGGCATCGCGGTGTCGGCGATATTCGGCTTCATCTTCTCCTGGAACGAGCTGCTCTACGCCCTCGTGCTGACGCGCCGCGCCGTGCAGACCGCGCCCGTCGTCGCGACCAGCTTCATGTCCGGCTACGAGCTGCCCTGGGGAAAGATCATGGCGACCGGCACGGTGATCGTGCTGCCGGTCACCATCTTCGCGCTGCTGGTCTCGCGTCACATGGTGCGCGGGCTGACCATGGGCGCCACCAAATGA
- a CDS encoding ABC transporter ATP-binding protein, which yields MSYLKLEGVEKSYGAARIIRGVDIAAEKGEFVVFVGPSGCGKSTLLRMVAGLEEVSGGEIFIEGARVTDLEPAQRKVSMVFQSYALFPHMSVRDNIAFGLKMSKVPQAEIDRQVAEAARILRMEDLLDRKPRQLSGGQRQRVAIGRAIVRHPKLFLFDEPLSNLDAELRAQMRVEIARLHRNLGVTMIYVTHDQVEAMTLADRIVVLRAGQVEQIGSPKDLYERPANTFVAGFIGSPKMNFLSATVTSRDGDRVELAHPSLAAPLSVTRRGGNGAEPAPGDTVTLGLRPEHLGLEAGDSRIELTADLAESLGGATLIYGQTAAGESVTLQTPGWRSLDKSERFAARFDAAQAYVFDKDGRAF from the coding sequence ATGAGCTATCTGAAACTGGAAGGCGTCGAGAAGAGCTACGGCGCCGCCCGCATCATCCGCGGCGTCGACATCGCCGCCGAGAAGGGCGAGTTCGTCGTCTTCGTCGGCCCGTCCGGCTGCGGCAAGTCCACGCTGCTCCGCATGGTCGCCGGGCTGGAGGAGGTCTCGGGCGGCGAGATCTTCATCGAGGGCGCCCGCGTCACCGACCTCGAGCCGGCCCAGCGCAAGGTCTCGATGGTGTTCCAGTCCTATGCGCTGTTCCCGCATATGAGCGTGCGCGACAACATCGCCTTCGGGCTGAAGATGTCGAAGGTGCCGCAGGCCGAGATCGACCGGCAGGTCGCCGAGGCAGCGCGCATCCTGCGCATGGAGGACCTGCTCGACCGCAAGCCGCGCCAGCTTTCCGGCGGCCAGCGCCAGCGCGTCGCCATCGGCCGCGCCATCGTGCGGCACCCCAAGCTGTTCCTGTTCGACGAGCCTCTGTCCAACCTCGATGCCGAGCTGCGGGCGCAGATGCGCGTCGAGATCGCCCGGCTGCACCGCAATCTCGGGGTGACGATGATCTACGTCACCCACGACCAGGTGGAGGCGATGACGCTGGCCGACCGCATCGTCGTGCTGCGCGCCGGGCAGGTGGAACAGATCGGCTCGCCCAAGGACCTCTACGAGCGGCCGGCCAACACCTTCGTCGCCGGTTTCATCGGCTCGCCGAAGATGAACTTCCTCTCCGCCACGGTCACAAGCCGCGACGGCGACCGGGTGGAACTGGCGCACCCCTCGCTGGCGGCGCCGCTCAGCGTCACCCGGCGCGGCGGGAACGGTGCCGAGCCGGCGCCGGGGGACACCGTCACGCTCGGCCTGCGCCCGGAGCATCTCGGGCTGGAGGCCGGCGACAGCCGCATCGAGCTCACCGCCGACCTCGCCGAGAGCCTGGGCGGCGCGACGCTGATCTACGGCCAGACCGCCGCCGGCGAGAGCGTGACGCTGCAGACGCCGGGCTGGCGCTCGCTCGACAAGTCCGAGCGCTTCGCCGCACGCTTCGACGCGGCGCAGGCCTATGTCTTCGACAAGGACGGGCGGGCCTTCTGA
- a CDS encoding SDR family oxidoreductase, with translation MGTAKRFEGRSVLVTGAGKGIGRATVKLLAEEGAEVVALSRSQADLDALSSEFGCRTLAVDLADAGATRAAACEAQPVDLLVNCAGIAELAPFVDASVEAFDLTMAVNCRAPFILSQEYARARIAVGQGGAIVNVSSISSFIGFADHAAYCASKGALDGLTRVMANELGRHGIRVNGVHPVVTLTPMAVKAWSDPAKSGPMLSRIPLQRFVEPEEVAAVIAFLLSDEAAMVNGIDMPVDGGFLIN, from the coding sequence ATGGGCACGGCAAAGCGGTTCGAGGGCAGGAGCGTGCTGGTCACCGGCGCCGGCAAGGGCATCGGCCGGGCGACGGTGAAGCTGCTCGCCGAGGAAGGCGCCGAGGTGGTGGCGCTCAGCCGCTCACAGGCCGACCTCGACGCGCTCAGCTCCGAGTTCGGCTGCCGCACCCTCGCCGTCGATCTTGCCGATGCGGGGGCCACCCGCGCGGCAGCGTGCGAGGCCCAGCCGGTCGACCTCCTCGTCAACTGCGCCGGCATCGCCGAGCTGGCGCCTTTCGTCGACGCCAGCGTCGAGGCCTTCGACCTGACCATGGCGGTGAACTGCCGCGCGCCTTTCATACTGTCGCAGGAATATGCCCGCGCGCGGATCGCCGTCGGGCAGGGCGGCGCCATCGTCAACGTGTCGAGCATCTCCTCCTTCATCGGTTTCGCCGACCACGCCGCCTATTGCGCCTCCAAGGGTGCGCTCGATGGGCTGACGCGCGTGATGGCGAACGAGCTCGGCCGCCACGGCATCCGCGTCAACGGCGTGCATCCGGTGGTTACCCTCACCCCCATGGCGGTGAAGGCGTGGAGCGATCCGGCGAAGTCCGGCCCCATGCTCTCCCGCATCCCGCTGCAACGCTTCGTCGAGCCGGAGGAGGTGGCGGCGGTGATCGCCTTCCTGCTCTCCGACGAGGCGGCGATGGTCAACGGCATCGACATGCCGGTCGACGGTGGGTTCCTGATCAACTAG